A DNA window from Carnobacterium funditum DSM 5970 contains the following coding sequences:
- a CDS encoding osmoprotectant ABC transporter substrate-binding protein: MNKVSKIVILLFATILLSSCSLPGLGGGFNEEGITITGGTTSEQQILAFIVEGMVEHYLDMDAEIINNLGSSTLNHQALMGGDANISGSRYTGTSLTGELGLEPLTDPVKAYDAVVKGFDKEFEQKWFPSYGFSNSYAFMVTKETADKYDLKTISDLEDIISELNLGADNSWMEREGDGYDAFVKTYGFDFNRVYPMQIGLVYDALAAGKMDIILGYSTDGRIKSYDLVVLEDDKQLFPPYDASPVASNQVLKEYPELNEILLKLKDTITTEKMQEMNFSADNDLLEPKTVAQKFLKENNFFEDKEGVE, translated from the coding sequence ATCAATAAAGTAAGTAAAATTGTGATTCTTCTTTTTGCAACTATACTTTTAAGTAGTTGTTCACTTCCAGGCTTAGGCGGAGGATTTAATGAAGAAGGTATTACCATTACAGGAGGGACAACCTCGGAACAACAGATTTTAGCTTTTATTGTTGAAGGAATGGTTGAGCACTATTTAGACATGGATGCAGAAATTATCAATAATTTAGGTTCATCTACATTGAATCATCAAGCTTTAATGGGTGGGGATGCAAATATTTCTGGATCTCGTTATACTGGAACATCTTTGACAGGAGAATTAGGCCTAGAACCTTTAACAGATCCCGTAAAAGCTTATGATGCTGTTGTTAAAGGATTTGATAAAGAATTTGAGCAAAAATGGTTTCCAAGTTATGGATTTTCAAATTCATATGCATTTATGGTGACAAAAGAAACTGCTGATAAATATGATCTCAAAACCATTAGTGACTTAGAAGATATCATTTCAGAACTTAATTTAGGTGCTGATAATTCTTGGATGGAACGTGAAGGCGATGGCTATGACGCTTTTGTAAAAACTTATGGCTTCGACTTTAATCGTGTGTATCCAATGCAAATTGGATTAGTTTATGATGCACTAGCTGCAGGTAAAATGGATATTATTTTGGGTTATTCAACGGATGGAAGAATAAAGAGTTATGACTTAGTTGTTTTAGAAGACGACAAGCAGTTATTTCCACCGTATGATGCTAGCCCTGTTGCATCAAATCAAGTATTAAAAGAGTATCCAGAATTAAACGAAATTTTACTTAAATTAAAAGATACTATTACAACAGAAAAAATGCAAGAAATGAATTTTAGCGCGGATAACGATTTATTGGAACCAAAAACAGTAGCACAAAAATTTTTGAAAGAAAATAATTTTTTCGAAGATAAAGAGGGGGTTGAATAA
- the hisJ gene encoding histidinol-phosphatase HisJ: protein MKRDNHIHTNYCPHASFDSIEMYIEEALLKGLKELTFTEHAPLPIKDPVPKKDSAMKMEDVECYISTLKDMQHKYAEKIRIHIGFEVDYIEGHEKKTIDFLKKYPECIEHSILSVHFLQLKPNDYFCIDYDSDSFVQKGTSIGFETMYRCYEETLTKALSLPFGEWTPKKIGHLNLIHKFQKAYMVEDPIQWGALMDLAKMNHYRLDYNFAGIDKPLYEKTYPDADMMMYAKKIGLNYETGSDAHQAKDIGRYFSSLEELS, encoded by the coding sequence ATGAAAAGAGACAATCATATCCATACAAATTATTGCCCGCATGCCTCGTTTGATTCTATAGAAATGTATATAGAAGAAGCGCTATTAAAGGGATTGAAAGAATTGACCTTTACAGAACATGCTCCTCTGCCAATCAAAGACCCTGTTCCAAAAAAGGACAGCGCTATGAAAATGGAAGATGTGGAATGCTATATAAGTACCTTGAAAGATATGCAACACAAGTATGCGGAAAAGATCCGCATTCATATCGGATTCGAAGTAGATTATATTGAAGGTCATGAAAAAAAGACAATTGATTTTTTGAAAAAATATCCAGAATGTATTGAACATTCCATACTGAGTGTTCACTTTCTTCAATTGAAACCCAATGACTATTTCTGCATCGACTATGACAGTGATTCTTTTGTACAAAAAGGAACATCTATCGGCTTTGAAACAATGTACCGTTGCTATGAAGAAACGCTCACCAAAGCACTGTCTCTTCCTTTCGGCGAATGGACACCTAAAAAGATTGGCCATCTGAACTTGATCCATAAATTCCAGAAAGCTTATATGGTTGAAGATCCTATACAGTGGGGAGCATTAATGGATCTGGCTAAAATGAATCATTACCGATTAGACTATAACTTTGCTGGGATAGACAAACCCCTTTATGAGAAGACTTACCCCGACGCCGACATGATGATGTATGCCAAAAAAATTGGACTGAATTATGAAACAGGTTCTGATGCTCATCAAGCAAAAGACATTGGACGTTACTTTTCATCTCTTGAAGAACTCTCTTGA
- a CDS encoding GNAT family N-acetyltransferase yields the protein MIEYKGIKLKEATIEDIPLIESYLLEEHQYADMPIKAMTNSLHETEKYPILILTENNLVGFFILQKNKVIENFPISKSCLFLKDHSVDERFQERGFGKLSIEALPDYIKIRFNEINEVILAVDYDNLSGQMLYLKTGFKDTKKRYKENGRYKFIYSKILMN from the coding sequence ATGATAGAATACAAAGGAATTAAATTAAAAGAAGCCACAATAGAGGATATACCACTCATAGAAAGTTATTTATTAGAAGAACATCAATATGCGGATATGCCGATAAAGGCGATGACAAATAGTTTACATGAAACTGAGAAGTATCCTATTCTAATCTTGACAGAAAATAATTTAGTAGGATTTTTCATTTTACAAAAAAATAAAGTTATTGAAAATTTTCCAATAAGTAAAAGCTGTCTATTCTTAAAAGATCATTCAGTGGATGAACGATTTCAAGAAAGAGGATTTGGTAAATTATCGATAGAGGCACTGCCTGATTATATAAAAATTCGATTTAATGAAATTAATGAAGTAATTCTTGCTGTGGACTATGATAACCTTAGTGGACAAATGTTATATTTAAAAACTGGCTTCAAAGATACAAAAAAACGGTACAAAGAAAACGGCAGGTATAAATTTATTTATTCTAAAATTTTAATGAACTAA
- a CDS encoding betaine/proline/choline family ABC transporter ATP-binding protein (Members of the family are the ATP-binding subunit of ABC transporters for substrates such as betaine, L-proline or other amino acids, choline, carnitine, etc. The substrate specificity is best determined from the substrate-binding subunit, rather than this subunit, as it interacts with the permease subunit and not with substrate directly.) codes for MIEFKNVSKVYKGGKKAVEDMNLSFNKGEFIVFIGTSGSGKTTSMRMINRMIEPTSGQILIHGEDIMKKDPVKLRRKIGYVIQQIGLMPHMTIFNNIVLVPRLMKWPEEKQRKIAEDLMKKVDLPLDFLERYPSELSGGQQQRIGVIRALAADQDIILMDEPFGALDPITRDSLQELLKELQKELDKTIVFVTHDMDEALKLADRIVIMQEGRVVQFDTPDNILAAPANQFVEDFIGEDRLIQARPNIQTVEQVMLKNPASVTPGKSISDAIKIMRDRRVDTLLVTDDAGVLKGFIDIESIDLNRKRATSVGDIMSNKVYFVRKETLLRDTVQRILKRGFKNVPVVDENNHLVGIVTRASLVDIVYDTIWGDSDETKMPNENNLDSITSEESKEMESMTSKESKE; via the coding sequence ATGATTGAATTTAAAAATGTTTCAAAAGTATATAAAGGTGGAAAAAAAGCTGTAGAAGATATGAATCTTTCTTTTAATAAAGGAGAATTTATTGTTTTTATCGGTACAAGTGGAAGTGGTAAAACAACCTCCATGAGAATGATTAATCGAATGATTGAGCCTACATCAGGTCAAATTTTAATTCATGGTGAAGATATTATGAAAAAAGACCCAGTAAAGTTACGACGCAAAATTGGTTATGTTATTCAACAAATTGGTTTGATGCCTCATATGACGATATTCAATAATATTGTGTTAGTCCCTCGTTTGATGAAATGGCCTGAAGAAAAACAAAGAAAGATAGCAGAAGATCTTATGAAAAAAGTTGACTTACCATTAGATTTCTTAGAGCGTTACCCATCAGAACTTTCGGGTGGACAACAACAAAGGATTGGTGTTATCCGCGCATTAGCAGCTGACCAAGATATTATTTTAATGGATGAACCATTTGGTGCATTAGATCCTATTACAAGAGACTCACTGCAAGAATTACTTAAAGAACTACAGAAAGAACTAGATAAGACAATCGTTTTTGTAACTCACGATATGGATGAAGCGTTAAAATTAGCAGATAGAATTGTTATTATGCAAGAAGGGAGAGTTGTTCAATTTGATACCCCAGATAATATTTTAGCAGCTCCAGCAAATCAATTTGTCGAAGACTTTATTGGTGAGGATCGCTTAATTCAAGCGAGACCCAATATTCAGACAGTAGAACAAGTTATGTTAAAAAATCCAGCATCTGTGACGCCAGGGAAATCTATTTCAGATGCCATTAAGATCATGCGCGATCGTCGGGTTGATACATTATTAGTAACGGATGATGCTGGTGTACTTAAAGGTTTTATTGATATTGAAAGTATTGATTTAAATAGAAAACGAGCTACAAGTGTTGGAGATATTATGTCTAATAAAGTTTATTTTGTAAGAAAAGAAACTCTTTTAAGAGATACAGTTCAACGAATTTTAAAACGTGGTTTTAAAAATGTACCAGTTGTAGATGAAAATAATCACTTAGTTGGAATTGTAACTCGCGCGTCGTTAGTTGATATTGTTTATGACACAATTTGGGGTGACAGTGATGAAACTAAAATGCCAAATGAAAATAATCTAGATTCTATAACATCAGAAGAAAGTAAAGAAATGGAGTCTATGACATCAAAAGAAAGCAAAGAATAG
- a CDS encoding ABC transporter permease: MDVSKLGLWEQLWFYFNENGFYIWEQFLRHFLISIYGVLFAAIVGIPIGFLISRRGKLADWVIGIANVIQTIPSLAMLSILMLGLGLGTTTVIVTVFLYSLLPIIKNTYTGVKNVDSNILDTGKGMGMTRLQITFMVELPLSLSVIMAGIRNALVVGIGITAIGTFIGAGGLGDIITRGVNATDGGAIILSGAIPTALMAIISDFILGIIEKKLDPTRKVRS; encoded by the coding sequence GTGGATGTTTCAAAATTAGGACTCTGGGAACAATTATGGTTTTACTTCAATGAAAATGGCTTTTATATTTGGGAGCAATTTTTGCGACACTTTTTAATTTCTATCTACGGCGTCCTCTTTGCAGCAATTGTTGGTATTCCAATAGGTTTTTTAATTTCTCGTCGTGGGAAGTTAGCAGATTGGGTCATTGGAATTGCGAATGTGATTCAGACTATTCCGTCTTTAGCTATGTTATCTATTTTGATGCTTGGACTAGGTCTTGGCACAACGACAGTTATCGTCACAGTCTTTTTATATTCATTATTGCCGATTATTAAAAATACGTATACTGGAGTAAAAAATGTTGATAGCAATATTTTGGATACAGGCAAAGGTATGGGTATGACGAGGTTACAGATAACCTTCATGGTAGAATTACCTTTGTCATTATCTGTTATAATGGCAGGAATTCGTAATGCACTAGTTGTAGGAATTGGTATTACTGCAATCGGCACCTTTATTGGAGCTGGCGGTCTAGGTGACATTATTACACGTGGCGTTAATGCAACTGATGGAGGTGCCATTATATTGTCTGGTGCTATCCCAACGGCATTGATGGCAATTATTAGTGACTTTATATTAGGGATAATTGAAAAAAAATTAGATCCTACACGTAAAGTACGCAGTTAA
- the cls gene encoding cardiolipin synthase, with protein sequence MQIFLSISSVIITLNTIFAMITVFREKRDIAATWAWLVVLMLLPVVGFVFYLFIGNKLSSKKIFDIKAQESIGMFELVQAQKELLAEDEDLLSSKQASENAKEMASLFLESDESILTKGNKVQLFTDGAKKYESLISDMYEAKHHIHLIYYIFKDDKIGRKVLRALEDRAAAGVEVLVIYDALGSRSLKPNFFKKLISSGGRAESFFGSRISIINLRFNYRNHRKIVIIDGKIGYTGGFNVGDEYLGEYKKFGYWRDTHMKIEGNAVLPLQSRFLMDWNATVTHHKLEYQENYFPLIKKQGKTNMQIVSSGPDTEIQQIKKGYIKMISMAKESVYIQSPYFVPDESLFETLEIAVMSGIDVKIMIPNKPDHPFIYRATTYYAAEMVAAGAEVYIYDNGFLHAKTIVIDGEICSIGTANFDFRSFKLNFEVNAFIYDPEVAKQQRDIFYKDIEKSYLLTQEILDDQSRWLKFKQIFSRLFSPIL encoded by the coding sequence ATGCAAATATTTTTATCTATCTCATCTGTTATTATTACTTTAAATACTATTTTTGCTATGATTACTGTTTTTCGAGAGAAGCGTGATATTGCAGCAACTTGGGCTTGGTTAGTGGTTTTAATGCTATTGCCTGTTGTTGGTTTTGTTTTTTACCTATTCATTGGAAATAAGTTATCAAGTAAAAAGATTTTTGATATCAAAGCTCAAGAAAGTATCGGTATGTTTGAATTAGTACAAGCGCAAAAAGAGCTATTAGCAGAGGATGAAGATTTACTATCCAGTAAACAGGCCTCAGAAAATGCTAAAGAAATGGCAAGTTTATTTCTTGAAAGCGATGAATCTATTTTAACTAAAGGCAATAAAGTTCAATTATTTACAGACGGAGCTAAAAAATATGAATCGTTAATTTCTGATATGTACGAAGCTAAACATCACATTCATTTAATTTATTATATTTTTAAAGATGATAAAATTGGAAGAAAAGTATTGCGAGCCTTAGAAGATAGAGCAGCTGCTGGTGTGGAGGTTTTAGTCATATACGATGCTTTAGGGTCACGTTCTTTGAAACCAAATTTCTTTAAAAAATTAATATCTTCAGGAGGCCGTGCCGAGTCTTTTTTTGGTTCACGTATTAGCATAATAAACTTGAGGTTTAACTACCGTAATCATAGAAAAATTGTTATTATTGATGGTAAAATCGGTTATACTGGTGGATTTAACGTTGGAGATGAATACTTAGGAGAATATAAAAAATTCGGGTATTGGCGTGATACACACATGAAAATTGAAGGCAATGCTGTTTTACCATTACAAAGTCGATTTTTGATGGATTGGAATGCAACAGTGACTCATCATAAGTTGGAATATCAGGAAAATTATTTTCCACTAATAAAAAAACAAGGAAAAACAAATATGCAGATTGTTTCGAGTGGTCCAGATACAGAAATACAGCAAATAAAAAAAGGATATATTAAAATGATTAGCATGGCTAAGGAATCTGTTTATATTCAATCGCCTTATTTTGTTCCAGATGAATCACTTTTTGAAACACTAGAAATAGCGGTGATGTCAGGAATAGATGTTAAAATCATGATTCCAAATAAACCAGACCATCCTTTCATTTACCGTGCAACGACTTATTATGCAGCTGAGATGGTCGCTGCTGGAGCGGAAGTGTACATCTACGATAACGGTTTTCTACATGCTAAGACAATAGTCATTGATGGAGAAATTTGTTCAATAGGAACAGCTAATTTTGATTTTAGAAGCTTTAAATTAAACTTTGAAGTAAATGCCTTTATTTATGATCCCGAAGTAGCTAAACAACAAAGAGATATTTTCTACAAAGATATTGAAAAAAGTTATTTATTAACTCAAGAAATTTTAGATGATCAATCAAGATGGTTAAAATTTAAACAGATATTCTCCAGACTATTTTCACCAATCTTGTAG
- a CDS encoding ABC transporter permease: MIDFFANNGSDLLLKTWEHLYISMIALFFGVIVAVPLGIVLTRFKRVSSIVIGVATILQTVPSLALLALMIPIFGIGKVPAIVALFIYSLLPILRNTFIGIQGVDAGLKDAGKGMGMTDINLIRLVELPQAAPVIMAGIRLSGVYVIAWATLASYIGAGGLGDFIFNGLNVFSPEFIIGGTIPVTLMALLVDFILGKLEQKVTPVQA, from the coding sequence ATGATTGATTTTTTTGCAAACAATGGTTCTGATCTATTGTTAAAGACTTGGGAACACCTGTACATTTCTATGATTGCGTTATTTTTTGGGGTTATCGTGGCAGTTCCTCTAGGAATTGTATTAACTCGGTTTAAGAGAGTATCGTCAATTGTCATTGGAGTGGCAACTATTCTGCAAACGGTTCCTTCCTTAGCACTATTAGCTTTGATGATTCCAATTTTCGGTATTGGGAAAGTACCTGCAATTGTTGCACTATTTATCTATTCTTTATTGCCGATATTAAGAAATACATTTATTGGGATACAAGGAGTGGATGCAGGGTTGAAAGATGCAGGTAAAGGAATGGGGATGACGGATATAAACTTAATCCGCTTAGTTGAATTGCCACAAGCAGCACCGGTCATAATGGCAGGTATCCGACTTTCTGGAGTATATGTTATAGCATGGGCCACTTTGGCATCCTATATCGGAGCAGGTGGATTAGGAGACTTTATTTTTAATGGATTAAATGTATTCAGTCCTGAATTCATTATTGGAGGAACTATACCCGTTACTTTAATGGCACTATTGGTAGACTTCATATTAGGAAAATTAGAGCAAAAAGTAACACCCGTTCAAGCATAA
- the thiT gene encoding energy-coupled thiamine transporter ThiT encodes MENISLRVWIEGTIVAALAIVLSFIPTNIGTGFTISLGMIPLVLYSLRRGTIAGLAAGFLWGILHYLIGNVAILSLIQGFIEYFIAFMFAGMAGLFSNSVHLAIKNKKPIKLMYYIVIGAITGTIARFFWHFIAGYYFWGSYAPEGMSAVWYSFIANGSSALATIIVTAIVLVLLSKTNPYLFIPIDKK; translated from the coding sequence ATGGAAAATATTAGTTTACGAGTTTGGATTGAAGGGACAATTGTAGCAGCATTAGCAATTGTTTTATCTTTTATTCCTACTAATATTGGGACGGGATTTACAATTTCGCTGGGAATGATACCTTTAGTTTTATATTCACTTAGAAGAGGGACAATTGCTGGTTTAGCTGCAGGATTTTTATGGGGAATCCTGCATTATTTAATAGGCAATGTTGCAATTTTGAGTTTGATACAAGGGTTTATTGAATATTTTATTGCATTTATGTTTGCAGGAATGGCAGGTCTATTCTCCAATTCAGTTCATCTTGCTATTAAAAATAAAAAACCTATTAAATTAATGTATTATATTGTTATTGGTGCAATAACAGGAACGATTGCTCGCTTTTTTTGGCATTTTATTGCTGGATACTATTTCTGGGGAAGCTATGCTCCCGAAGGAATGAGCGCGGTGTGGTATTCATTTATTGCAAATGGGAGTAGCGCGTTAGCTACGATTATCGTTACAGCAATAGTGTTAGTTTTATTAAGTAAGACAAATCCTTATTTATTTATACCAATTGATAAAAAATAA